One window from the genome of Bdellovibrio sp. NC01 encodes:
- a CDS encoding aminotransferase class V-fold PLP-dependent enzyme, producing the protein MSNDQAILDLRNQLPFLKGQCFLNYAATCPVPTSSIQAMQEEIGLMQEPLGKHFYQSLNKVEMIRKELAAFLGAHAGEIAFVQNTSSAVSTIALALNLQEGDKVLVPDNEFPSNYYPWKNLQRFGVELVPFTIKKDQTITEALSSLDLSNVKVISISAVSFETGKRIDLKEFANFCRKNKIYSCVDAIQAIGNSPIHCHDMGFDFLASGSQKWLLGSVGAGFIYARKELLETLFVPMVGWTSHRYPEYFDLTKLEFSNEMTRFEPGLPNYIPILGMGTSLKLFQKFGIEEIYTRLQTHLKFLREQLKALNLELMTGEKDLSAGIICFKIPQKVDHRKVHEFFDKKKISVTVRGDYVRVSPHFFTLHSELEFFIAAVSELVNKPLAQPVASQTQVAAHSAITSSEPVIINGATGNLGALVVKQFLLRDQPLFLIGRSDLKMTSLLQNLSDKERKLIVGSAVVDYSEDGWLEKLKQQLPAMKFTGLVNASGGLTVDLLENQSLEQIKGIFDAQFFGPLVLMQNFLKEWKSKKPLGVLNVLSSSGRVGYPLLSTYASSHAALWTLTESLQREVAGEVPFMVYIAQSQHSPLQKDMGRTSLRYYQIGKSFDYAIPEDVALDVVNQFYSGKSKQAEFGLQMKVWINAVAPDFFSKQVAKAWRR; encoded by the coding sequence ATGAGCAACGATCAAGCGATTTTAGATTTGCGCAATCAATTGCCCTTCTTGAAAGGGCAATGCTTTTTAAATTATGCCGCAACTTGCCCGGTTCCCACATCCAGCATTCAAGCGATGCAAGAAGAAATCGGCTTGATGCAAGAACCTTTGGGGAAACATTTCTATCAAAGCCTCAACAAAGTAGAAATGATCCGCAAAGAACTTGCTGCCTTCCTTGGCGCCCACGCCGGTGAAATCGCATTCGTACAAAATACCTCTAGTGCAGTCAGCACCATTGCCCTTGCTCTGAACCTACAAGAAGGTGATAAAGTTCTAGTTCCCGACAATGAATTCCCTTCGAACTATTATCCGTGGAAGAACTTGCAACGCTTCGGTGTTGAACTTGTTCCTTTTACTATTAAGAAAGATCAAACGATCACAGAAGCATTAAGTTCGCTGGATCTTTCTAATGTCAAAGTTATTAGCATCAGTGCTGTTAGTTTTGAAACGGGCAAACGTATTGATTTAAAAGAGTTCGCTAACTTCTGTCGTAAAAATAAAATCTATTCATGCGTCGACGCGATTCAAGCCATCGGCAACTCCCCTATTCACTGTCATGATATGGGTTTTGATTTCTTAGCTTCCGGTTCACAAAAATGGTTGCTGGGTTCTGTAGGGGCAGGCTTTATCTATGCCCGCAAAGAACTTTTGGAAACTCTTTTCGTTCCGATGGTGGGCTGGACAAGCCATCGCTATCCTGAATATTTTGATTTAACAAAGCTAGAATTCTCGAACGAAATGACCCGCTTCGAACCAGGACTTCCCAATTATATTCCAATTCTGGGAATGGGAACTTCGTTAAAACTTTTCCAAAAGTTTGGTATTGAAGAAATTTATACGCGCCTGCAAACGCACTTAAAGTTTTTACGTGAGCAGCTAAAAGCTTTGAATCTAGAACTCATGACCGGCGAAAAAGATCTTTCTGCGGGCATTATCTGTTTTAAAATTCCACAAAAAGTCGATCACCGCAAAGTGCACGAGTTCTTTGATAAAAAGAAGATCTCGGTCACCGTGCGTGGCGATTATGTGCGCGTCTCACCACATTTCTTTACTTTGCATTCAGAGCTAGAATTTTTCATCGCCGCTGTGAGTGAACTTGTGAATAAGCCACTCGCCCAACCAGTGGCGTCTCAAACGCAAGTCGCGGCTCATTCTGCTATCACTTCTTCCGAGCCCGTTATCATTAATGGTGCTACTGGAAATCTTGGTGCCCTCGTTGTGAAGCAGTTCTTATTACGCGATCAACCTTTGTTCCTTATTGGGCGAAGTGATCTAAAGATGACAAGCCTTCTACAAAATCTTTCCGACAAAGAGCGCAAACTGATCGTGGGTTCTGCCGTTGTCGATTACTCTGAAGATGGCTGGTTAGAAAAATTAAAACAACAATTACCTGCGATGAAATTCACAGGCTTGGTGAATGCCTCGGGTGGATTGACCGTCGATCTTTTAGAAAACCAGTCGCTGGAACAAATCAAAGGCATCTTTGATGCCCAATTCTTTGGGCCCTTGGTGTTGATGCAAAACTTCTTGAAAGAATGGAAAAGCAAAAAGCCACTGGGTGTTTTGAATGTCCTGTCTTCAAGCGGACGCGTCGGTTATCCCCTGCTGAGCACTTATGCCTCGTCACATGCAGCACTGTGGACTTTAACGGAATCCTTACAACGTGAAGTCGCTGGCGAAGTTCCGTTTATGGTGTACATCGCGCAAAGCCAGCATTCCCCACTGCAAAAAGATATGGGCCGAACTTCATTGCGTTATTATCAAATCGGCAAATCCTTTGATTATGCGATTCCTGAAGACGTAGCGCTCGATGTAGTGAATCAGTTTTACTCTGGCAAATCCAAGCAGGCCGAGTTCGGTTTACAAATGAAAGTGTGGATTAATGCCGTGGCTCCGGACTTCTTCAGCAAACAAGTTGCGAAGGCTTGGCGTCGCTAA
- a CDS encoding NAD(P)/FAD-dependent oxidoreductase, which yields MQRRRFLQNSLGLLGSSLLAQLPLCAVAEDKTIYDCIVIGAGPAGLTTARNLANTRIKGKSLKILILEGSARIGGRMFTDRSLAKDFGSPLELGAEYIHVAPGLAPIWDEVSRYRLETKSYPKLLKGYLYNSEFLAPTPHSPLYSIGHLNFKILRSYKIFKDIQNYDGPDISGAKFMKLMGYDGFPAESAEALLTGHLGAPLNAVSMKGFQYDHIIPQIKGTHEFYVQGGYDQILRGMCNEITAEKILLNHKVQKLRPGKDNTVVVQTSQGTFTARSVLSTASLGMLKSHSIDFGPYWTTDKDTALQFLESAHQIKVSIRFSKQFWPDDMCMLNHLEKSERRTGHTYFVPNYKEGDKPPVLTALISGDPAKRLLPMASKDIVMEVCKDLDVMFKLQSSSFKKIVLRKDKSLIYSCKKWMDDPFAKGGISYLQVHGSQGKVSTQNARKTLAQETRPVFWAGEATSLVQQPASVHGAHSTGLRAFTEIFNYLQGIS from the coding sequence ATGCAACGAAGAAGATTTTTGCAGAACTCTTTGGGTTTATTAGGATCGAGTCTTTTGGCACAGCTTCCCTTGTGCGCAGTTGCCGAAGATAAAACAATCTATGATTGTATCGTTATTGGTGCCGGCCCAGCGGGGTTGACAACAGCTCGCAACCTAGCGAACACGCGCATAAAAGGAAAATCTTTAAAAATCCTAATATTAGAGGGCAGCGCTCGTATTGGTGGGCGCATGTTCACGGATCGTTCCCTGGCAAAAGATTTTGGTTCACCTTTAGAGTTAGGTGCAGAATACATTCACGTTGCTCCCGGCCTCGCACCGATTTGGGATGAAGTTTCTCGATACAGGCTTGAGACGAAATCTTATCCAAAGCTTTTGAAAGGCTATCTGTACAACTCCGAATTCTTAGCGCCAACGCCGCATTCCCCTTTATATTCCATTGGCCATCTGAATTTTAAAATTCTTCGTTCGTACAAAATATTTAAAGACATTCAAAATTATGACGGGCCCGATATTTCTGGCGCAAAGTTTATGAAGCTTATGGGTTATGACGGTTTCCCCGCTGAATCTGCGGAAGCACTATTAACCGGTCATCTGGGCGCTCCCCTTAACGCCGTCAGCATGAAAGGCTTTCAGTACGATCACATCATTCCACAAATAAAAGGCACGCATGAGTTTTATGTACAAGGTGGCTACGATCAGATTTTGAGAGGCATGTGTAATGAAATAACCGCGGAAAAAATTTTACTTAATCATAAAGTTCAAAAACTGCGCCCAGGAAAAGACAACACCGTCGTCGTGCAAACCTCACAAGGGACATTCACTGCGAGGTCTGTTTTATCAACGGCCTCTTTAGGAATGTTGAAGTCTCACTCGATCGATTTTGGTCCTTACTGGACAACTGATAAAGACACCGCTTTGCAATTCCTGGAATCTGCCCATCAAATCAAAGTCTCGATTCGTTTTAGTAAACAGTTCTGGCCCGATGATATGTGCATGCTCAATCACCTAGAAAAATCAGAACGCAGAACAGGTCACACTTATTTTGTTCCCAATTATAAAGAGGGCGACAAACCTCCAGTATTAACCGCTCTAATAAGTGGTGATCCAGCGAAGCGCTTGTTACCAATGGCGAGCAAAGATATCGTCATGGAAGTATGCAAGGATTTAGATGTGATGTTTAAGTTGCAAAGTTCTTCATTCAAGAAAATTGTTCTGCGCAAAGATAAGTCGCTTATTTATTCGTGCAAGAAATGGATGGACGATCCTTTTGCGAAAGGTGGCATTTCGTATTTGCAAGTGCATGGATCACAGGGAAAAGTTTCAACTCAAAATGCGCGCAAGACTTTAGCACAAGAAACTCGTCCCGTGTTTTGGGCGGGTGAAGCGACTTCACTTGTGCAACAGCCCGCTTCTGTTCACGGCGCGCACTCGACCGGCCTCCGCGCATTCACAGAGATATTTAACTATCTTCAAGGAATCTCATAA
- a CDS encoding methylated-DNA--[protein]-cysteine S-methyltransferase has protein sequence MADLEFKIYKVPSEFGEWLAAFEADELIFLGHYGTSKTLVQDDLAKLFEQNYSFKVGKFEAAKWTKGNFWKTKHKIKIQGTDFQMKVWLELLKIPAGKTVSYSELAKKIRKPEAVRAVASAVAKNPVAFYIPCHRVVGKGSSLAAKLKYHWGTELKRNLLQSEGAL, from the coding sequence ATGGCAGATCTAGAGTTTAAAATTTATAAAGTTCCTTCTGAATTCGGTGAATGGCTTGCAGCGTTCGAAGCTGACGAGTTGATCTTCTTAGGTCACTACGGCACAAGCAAAACTCTTGTTCAAGACGACCTCGCAAAACTTTTCGAGCAGAACTATTCGTTCAAAGTCGGCAAATTCGAAGCGGCCAAATGGACGAAGGGAAATTTCTGGAAAACAAAACACAAAATCAAAATCCAAGGCACAGATTTCCAAATGAAAGTGTGGTTGGAGCTTCTGAAAATTCCGGCTGGAAAAACTGTCAGCTATTCTGAGCTTGCGAAAAAAATTCGCAAACCTGAAGCAGTTCGCGCGGTTGCTTCTGCCGTCGCGAAAAATCCTGTTGCATTCTACATCCCTTGCCACCGCGTTGTGGGTAAGGGTTCTTCGCTGGCTGCGAAGTTGAAGTATCACTGGGGTACAGAGTTGAAGCGCAACTTGCTTCAATCCGAAGGCGCTCTTTAA
- a CDS encoding phosphatidate cytidylyltransferase produces the protein MFQIAFFVVANGLALYQFGSTGQNALLIFFLICIALLTFFSVLITRLEKKGHKSAHELMARTLTFWWMLSLFGIALVLHPSVLAALLACGSLLSLAEYHSLVFPEEKSLGKIVADPYFQFPALACIANYVLLYFGLENEFFAFSATFVGVLMPLFYVMKNQTSGKATSLSALSLGFSFFAVLLPLSFAFYKLEAYAFLLIVFLTEIRDLISYWVGKAFSKTPVNDTPLSRMVHKKVAAQVSPQKTWWVGVLSTFALLILGLPLSYSVFHLEGLGFFKIFLMIVTTGILGLYGDLAFSLIKRIHGQKDSGTWLPGGSGIIDRIDALVFTVPVAYFILKFL, from the coding sequence ATGTTTCAGATTGCTTTCTTTGTGGTCGCAAATGGGCTTGCACTATATCAATTCGGCAGCACGGGACAAAACGCGCTTCTGATTTTCTTTTTAATCTGTATCGCTCTTTTGACTTTCTTTTCCGTGCTTATCACACGTCTAGAAAAGAAAGGCCACAAGAGTGCCCATGAACTCATGGCTCGCACCCTAACATTTTGGTGGATGTTGTCACTATTCGGCATCGCCTTGGTTTTACATCCCTCTGTTTTAGCGGCATTGCTTGCGTGCGGAAGTTTACTATCTTTGGCTGAATATCACAGCCTGGTTTTCCCGGAAGAAAAGTCTCTTGGGAAAATTGTCGCTGATCCTTATTTTCAGTTTCCCGCTTTGGCGTGCATTGCGAATTACGTTCTTTTGTATTTCGGCTTAGAAAATGAGTTCTTTGCTTTCAGTGCCACTTTCGTTGGCGTGCTAATGCCATTATTTTACGTAATGAAAAATCAAACCAGCGGCAAGGCCACTTCCCTATCGGCACTTAGCTTAGGTTTTAGTTTCTTTGCGGTCCTTTTGCCGTTGTCATTTGCATTCTATAAATTAGAAGCGTACGCCTTCCTATTGATCGTGTTCTTAACTGAAATTCGCGATTTGATTTCTTACTGGGTGGGAAAAGCGTTCAGTAAAACCCCAGTGAACGATACACCACTAAGCCGTATGGTTCACAAAAAAGTCGCAGCCCAAGTCAGTCCGCAAAAAACTTGGTGGGTTGGAGTTTTAAGTACATTCGCTCTTTTAATTTTGGGTTTACCACTTAGCTATTCTGTTTTTCATCTTGAAGGCTTGGGCTTTTTCAAAATATTCCTGATGATTGTAACAACTGGCATCTTAGGTTTGTATGGTGATCTGGCATTTTCATTGATCAAACGAATTCACGGTCAAAAAGATTCCGGCACCTGGTTACCGGGAGGATCGGGCATCATCGACCGCATCGATGCACTCGTATTCACGGTACCCGTCGCCTATTTCATACTTAAATTTTTGTAG
- a CDS encoding CDP-alcohol phosphatidyltransferase family protein, producing MLYSLKARFQQLANSFAFSGMTANHASLLGWLFVFLSTAALYSGFRNLNPENIQTAWPLLAFPALVLFRLVFNALDGMIARAQNRATPMGEVLNELGDIWGDTITYGSLFFIPYVNGLYLAIFIVCCWFAEFTGLLGRALPGHIRRQESILGGKPERSLWFCLFAICCFFRPMSAFYINHFIMALSVLTFLTGLFRIYKIKKQTQGLSYQSHTLYGR from the coding sequence ATGTTATATTCCCTGAAAGCCAGATTTCAACAACTGGCAAATTCATTTGCGTTTTCAGGAATGACCGCCAACCATGCAAGCTTGCTGGGTTGGCTTTTCGTATTTCTATCGACGGCTGCTCTGTATAGTGGCTTTCGCAATTTAAATCCTGAGAATATTCAAACAGCTTGGCCTTTACTCGCATTTCCAGCTCTGGTTTTGTTTCGTTTAGTGTTTAACGCATTAGATGGAATGATTGCCAGAGCACAAAATCGCGCCACTCCGATGGGCGAAGTTCTGAATGAACTTGGCGATATCTGGGGTGATACGATCACTTATGGTTCGCTCTTCTTCATTCCTTACGTTAATGGTCTTTATCTTGCGATCTTTATCGTGTGCTGTTGGTTTGCAGAGTTCACGGGCTTATTAGGCCGCGCACTTCCCGGCCACATTCGCAGACAAGAATCTATTTTAGGTGGAAAGCCCGAGCGCAGTTTGTGGTTCTGCCTTTTTGCCATTTGCTGTTTCTTCAGACCGATGAGTGCTTTTTATATAAATCACTTCATCATGGCGTTATCGGTACTGACGTTCTTAACTGGTTTATTTAGAATTTATAAAATAAAAAAACAAACACAAGGGCTTAGCTACCAATCACACACTTTGTACGGCAGGTAA
- a CDS encoding pyruvate dehydrogenase: MDNSQFKNVKPEVLDVIAKRALYLSTQMIWQANHRSDKEKGDPKVGGHPAACASSLHIMGALHLLVKTGFDHIANKPHASPVDHSYNYLLDNLLKSDLSKLTQEQADQAMHGLRKFSDGSEFVFQSYHSAYDPDHHNFFPSGTVGIPPVEAGYMALAYRYAREHGYEVPDAHFWAVCGDSEFREGSMYEAVPDFAERELGSLTWILDYNRQSLDGHRITNKEIMNGTDADRVERTMAANGWEVIQVRHGSKRQALFAKKDGALFQNFLEKELEDYELQALLLVQDMKALKKGIAKEHPSMKKFLDSITDEELFDAIRDFGGHDMLALAEAMAKSKLSTRKPTIIIAHTLKGWGLKSAAQPGNHSSLPQEEEVMELKAKQGITGDKLYERLPANSAEGKFLAARGEKILGEIKAQHALKAKNQEYFLKKLTEFGEIPQSLDINTKMTSYPHTQWMLGQLTAKLTRIANTPLDEKKLADKQKPLTDLEKPFKLPGELFISMAPDVGTSTNLNPAMDGKIFGAPVVTDHETDLGVKDHKLPDLVPGEDVSDRFLRFEIAEGNVMSCVGAFGKMRDIVGVPIIPLMTVYDFFIKRALDQYFYNLYWKSSFICVGTPSGVTLSPEGAQHGWKSDIQIPNQITWEPFFTQELDWIMCDTIKRHVMNDNAGRTGTLLRLVTRGAEQKDMLHYLKKQARFKSGLEGALARAEFPITGAANEEELGTIEDAAILSTIREEVLQGAYYLIDYRGYAGYEPGDNVVNIFALGTMVTEGIKASEALLARGIYANVIVVTSPDLLVGIQAHDSDYEYLKNGLGINSNLYLRKAEEVSTGDLITVAGKRVPVVSVADGEAGLLDNIGSVIGVRQEALGVRKHSKCGRPSEIYAYHGIDAESVVEACGKVLAETALEKVIVSENALGETHQAEARSAHWTDLWPAKSPVHKH, from the coding sequence GTGGATAACTCTCAATTTAAGAATGTCAAACCTGAGGTTTTGGACGTAATCGCGAAACGCGCGCTTTACTTGTCCACTCAGATGATCTGGCAAGCCAACCATCGCTCTGATAAAGAAAAAGGCGATCCAAAAGTTGGTGGTCACCCTGCTGCTTGTGCCAGCTCGCTTCACATCATGGGTGCTTTGCACTTGTTGGTTAAAACTGGCTTCGATCACATCGCGAACAAACCGCATGCTTCACCAGTCGATCACTCATACAACTACTTGCTTGATAATTTGTTGAAGAGCGATCTTTCAAAATTAACTCAAGAACAAGCAGACCAAGCGATGCACGGTCTACGTAAATTCTCTGATGGCAGCGAATTCGTATTCCAATCATATCACTCTGCTTACGATCCTGATCATCACAACTTCTTCCCTTCTGGTACTGTAGGTATTCCACCTGTTGAAGCTGGTTACATGGCTTTGGCTTACCGTTATGCTCGCGAGCACGGTTATGAAGTTCCAGATGCTCACTTCTGGGCTGTGTGCGGTGACTCTGAATTCCGTGAGGGTTCAATGTACGAAGCCGTTCCAGACTTTGCAGAGCGTGAGTTGGGTTCATTGACTTGGATCTTGGACTACAACCGTCAATCACTTGATGGTCACCGTATCACAAATAAAGAAATCATGAACGGTACGGATGCTGACCGTGTTGAGCGCACTATGGCTGCCAACGGTTGGGAAGTTATCCAAGTACGTCACGGTTCAAAACGCCAAGCTTTGTTCGCTAAAAAAGACGGCGCTCTTTTCCAAAATTTCCTAGAGAAAGAATTGGAAGACTACGAACTTCAAGCATTGCTTCTTGTTCAAGACATGAAAGCTTTGAAAAAAGGTATCGCAAAAGAACATCCTTCTATGAAGAAGTTCTTAGACAGCATCACTGACGAAGAGTTGTTCGATGCTATCCGCGATTTCGGTGGTCATGACATGTTGGCTTTGGCTGAAGCAATGGCGAAGTCAAAACTTTCAACTCGCAAACCAACAATCATCATCGCCCACACTCTTAAAGGTTGGGGCTTGAAATCTGCAGCTCAACCGGGCAATCACTCGTCTCTTCCACAAGAAGAAGAAGTGATGGAATTGAAAGCAAAACAAGGCATCACTGGCGACAAACTTTATGAACGTCTTCCAGCAAACTCTGCTGAAGGTAAGTTCTTGGCGGCTCGTGGTGAAAAAATCTTGGGCGAAATCAAAGCGCAACATGCTTTGAAAGCGAAAAACCAAGAGTACTTCTTGAAAAAATTGACTGAGTTCGGAGAAATCCCTCAATCACTTGATATTAACACAAAAATGACAAGCTACCCTCACACGCAATGGATGTTGGGTCAGTTGACTGCGAAGTTGACTCGTATCGCGAACACTCCGCTTGATGAGAAAAAATTGGCAGACAAACAAAAGCCACTGACTGACTTGGAAAAACCATTCAAGTTGCCTGGTGAATTGTTTATCTCTATGGCTCCTGACGTTGGTACTTCAACAAACTTGAATCCAGCGATGGACGGTAAGATCTTCGGTGCGCCAGTAGTCACTGACCACGAAACAGATCTTGGCGTTAAAGACCATAAGCTTCCTGACTTGGTTCCTGGCGAAGACGTTTCAGACCGCTTCTTGCGTTTTGAAATCGCTGAAGGCAACGTTATGTCTTGCGTAGGCGCGTTTGGTAAAATGCGTGATATCGTAGGCGTACCAATCATTCCTTTGATGACGGTTTATGACTTCTTCATCAAACGTGCATTGGATCAATACTTCTACAACCTTTACTGGAAGTCTTCGTTCATTTGCGTGGGTACTCCATCAGGCGTGACTCTTTCTCCGGAAGGTGCGCAACATGGTTGGAAGTCTGACATCCAAATCCCGAACCAAATCACGTGGGAACCGTTCTTCACTCAAGAGTTGGATTGGATCATGTGCGATACAATCAAACGTCACGTTATGAACGACAATGCGGGCCGTACAGGTACGTTGCTTCGTCTAGTAACTCGTGGTGCGGAACAAAAAGACATGCTTCACTACTTGAAGAAACAAGCTCGTTTCAAATCAGGTCTTGAGGGTGCTCTAGCTCGTGCAGAATTCCCAATCACTGGCGCTGCTAACGAAGAAGAACTTGGCACAATTGAAGACGCAGCAATCTTGTCGACAATTCGTGAAGAAGTATTGCAAGGCGCATACTACTTGATCGATTACCGTGGTTACGCTGGCTATGAACCAGGTGACAACGTTGTGAACATCTTCGCGTTGGGTACAATGGTTACTGAAGGCATCAAGGCTTCTGAAGCTCTTCTTGCTCGCGGTATCTATGCAAACGTGATCGTGGTGACTTCACCTGATCTATTGGTCGGCATCCAAGCTCACGACAGCGATTATGAATATTTGAAAAACGGTTTGGGCATCAACTCAAACTTGTACTTGAGAAAAGCGGAAGAAGTTTCTACTGGCGATCTTATCACTGTAGCGGGTAAACGCGTTCCAGTGGTCAGCGTTGCTGACGGTGAAGCGGGTCTTCTAGACAATATCGGTTCTGTGATCGGTGTTCGTCAGGAAGCTTTGGGAGTTCGCAAGCACTCTAAGTGCGGTCGCCCTTCTGAAATCTACGCTTACCATGGCATCGACGCTGAATCTGTAGTTGAAGCTTGCGGTAAAGTATTGGCTGAAACAGCACTTGAAAAAGTCATCGTTTCTGAAAATGCTTTGGGCGAGACTCACCAAGCAGAAGCACGCTCTGCACACTGGACTGATTTGTGGCCGGCTAAATCGCCTGTGCACAAACACTAG
- a CDS encoding alkaline phosphatase family protein: MKLFIFTLITVFATVSFAKRRVLVIGIDGATGNQLHYRALIQKKMPATAQLMHEGIYAPCINDDHPAYGGHKDPRCARAHSGPKSGSEFQWLTGPGWLSVLTGVDNNLHGVKDNKPESLAAYVQVRDRYPTFMMRAKEAGLKTAAGGVANFLTSTGDKSKPGILDYECGIKSSFWSTVKNSANSSCNLNVRMANDNNSASRDKKLAQFTLKQIQDEQTDVIMSVFDGVDHAGHRYGFTSNDGYLAAFSEVDRLIKPLLEAVKSRAQKNSEEWLVILTSDHGGHKVLLWGLHDQREGEDDAIPFIMATYGTKKRLESLRYPVTHMDVHPTILAFLGLKYGAVSGRAQSENSF; this comes from the coding sequence ATGAAACTCTTCATCTTTACTTTGATAACTGTATTCGCAACTGTGTCGTTCGCAAAACGTCGCGTATTAGTCATCGGGATCGATGGCGCCACCGGAAACCAACTGCACTATCGCGCGCTTATTCAAAAAAAAATGCCCGCGACCGCACAACTGATGCACGAAGGAATCTATGCTCCGTGTATCAACGACGATCATCCTGCGTATGGCGGCCACAAAGATCCGCGTTGTGCTCGCGCGCATAGTGGTCCAAAATCAGGATCAGAGTTTCAATGGCTTACCGGTCCCGGATGGCTCTCGGTTTTAACCGGCGTCGATAACAATTTGCATGGCGTGAAAGACAACAAACCAGAAAGTCTTGCAGCTTACGTGCAAGTTCGCGATCGCTATCCCACTTTCATGATGCGCGCGAAAGAGGCTGGCCTAAAAACAGCCGCAGGTGGTGTTGCCAATTTTCTGACTTCAACCGGTGACAAATCAAAACCGGGAATTCTCGACTATGAATGCGGAATCAAATCTTCATTTTGGTCGACAGTGAAAAACTCCGCGAACAGCAGTTGCAATTTGAACGTGCGCATGGCAAACGATAACAACTCTGCCTCACGTGATAAAAAATTAGCGCAATTTACTTTAAAGCAAATTCAAGACGAGCAAACGGATGTGATCATGTCTGTCTTTGATGGCGTCGATCACGCCGGTCATCGTTATGGTTTCACTTCCAACGACGGCTACCTAGCAGCCTTCAGCGAAGTCGATCGCTTGATCAAACCACTTCTTGAGGCGGTGAAATCACGCGCACAAAAAAATTCAGAAGAATGGTTGGTGATTCTGACGTCGGATCATGGCGGGCATAAAGTTTTGTTGTGGGGCCTGCATGATCAACGTGAAGGTGAAGACGATGCGATTCCCTTTATCATGGCGACTTACGGTACAAAAAAACGACTTGAATCTCTTCGTTACCCTGTCACGCACATGGATGTTCATCCGACGATTTTAGCTTTCTTGGGTCTGAAATATGGCGCAGTGAGCGGCAGAGCTCAGAGCGAAAACTCATTCTAA
- a CDS encoding recA protein — MSILALPELANIPFVSAENLQPPAGVPTGVNTLDDFLLWKGVPKGDLTLFQGSPGTGATSLWVSMTQKAHEQNKWVAWINGGAQLLPTHLVSRQVNLKKLLVVKEPREAEQLFWVLQELITSSLFEVIGCELKEMFFKNHQLQKLKKLCRFHKVALIFVCHKAMRFVNPLFSLVIQFQRDFVTIQRALHRPTPFSVAGSTINANFMPQLKNAARKLLG; from the coding sequence ATGAGTATCCTTGCCCTTCCCGAATTAGCAAACATTCCGTTCGTCTCTGCAGAAAACCTTCAACCCCCTGCAGGCGTTCCAACTGGCGTGAACACCCTGGATGACTTTCTTTTATGGAAAGGCGTTCCCAAGGGGGATCTGACTTTGTTTCAAGGCAGTCCCGGCACCGGGGCGACGTCATTGTGGGTGTCGATGACCCAGAAAGCTCACGAACAAAATAAGTGGGTGGCGTGGATCAACGGTGGCGCGCAGTTGTTGCCAACTCATTTGGTCAGTCGCCAAGTGAATCTTAAAAAACTTCTGGTGGTCAAAGAGCCGCGTGAAGCCGAACAGTTATTTTGGGTTTTGCAAGAGCTGATCACAAGTTCACTGTTCGAAGTCATCGGTTGTGAATTGAAAGAGATGTTTTTTAAAAATCATCAATTGCAGAAATTAAAAAAGCTCTGCCGTTTTCACAAAGTGGCTTTGATTTTTGTGTGTCATAAAGCCATGCGCTTTGTGAATCCTCTTTTCAGTTTGGTTATTCAATTTCAAAGGGACTTCGTCACAATTCAACGCGCCCTTCACCGCCCAACCCCATTCAGCGTAGCTGGGAGTACGATCAATGCGAACTTTATGCCTCAACTTAAAAACGCCGCAAGAAAGCTCCTCGGCTGA